The following are from one region of the Salvelinus alpinus chromosome 16, SLU_Salpinus.1, whole genome shotgun sequence genome:
- the LOC139540830 gene encoding regulator of nonsense transcripts 1-like isoform X4: MSVEAYGPSSQTLTFLDTEEAVLLGADTQGSEYEFTDFTLPSQTQTQGHTQSQLDNQVNGPNEGLHNGGVDDVAKASQLLSELNFEEDEEDTYYTKDLPLHACSYCGIHDPACVVYCNTSKKWFCNGRGNTSGSHIVNHLVRAKCKEVTLHKDGPLGETVLECYNCGCRNVFLLGFIPAKADSVVVLLCRQPCASQSSLKDINWDSSQWQPLIQDRCFLSWLVKIPSEQEQLRARQITAQQINKLEELWKDNPTATLEDLEKPGVDEEPQHVLLRYEDAYQYQNIFGPLVKLEADYDKKLKESQTQDNITVRWDLGLNKKRIAYFSLPKTDSDMRLMQGDEICLRYKGDLAPLWKGIGHVIKVPDNYGDEIAIELRSSVGAPVEITHNYQVDFVWKSTSFDRMQSALKTFAVDETSVSGYIYHKLLGHEVEDVIIKCQLPKRFTAQGLPDLNHSQVYAVKTVLQRPLSLIQGPPGTGKTVTSATIVYQLARQGNGPVLVCAPSNIAVDQLTEKIHMSGLKVVRLCAKSREAIDSPVSFLALHNQIRNMDSMPELQKLQQLKDETGELSSADEKRYRALKRTAERELLTNADVICCTCVGAGDPRLAKMQFRSILIDESTQATEPECMVPVVLGAKQLILVGDHCQLGPVVMCKKAAKAGLSQSLFERLVVLGIRPIRLQVQYRMHPALSSFPSNIFYEGSLQNGVTAADRIKKGFDFQWPQPDKPMFFYVTQGQEEIASSGTSYLNRTEAANVEKITTRLLKAGAKPDQIGIITPYEGQRSYLVQYMQFSGSLHTKLYQEVEIASVDAFQGREKDFIILSCVRANEHQGIGFLNDPRRLNVALTRAKYGVIIVGNPKALSKQPLWNHLLNYYKEQKVLVEGPLNNLRESLMQFSRPRKLINAINPGARFMSTAMYDAREALIPGSAYDRSSAGRPSNMYFQTHDQIGMIGAGPAHLAAMNMPIPFNLVVPPMPPPGYLAQANGPAAGRGGALKGKAGRGGRQRTRGMGNHGSSGQANGHNSQASQDVSSQPFSQGPLTQGYITMSQPSQMSQPGLSQPELSQDSYLGDEFKSQIDVALSQDSTYQGERAYQHGGVTGLSQY, translated from the exons ATGAGTGTGGAAGCGTACGGGCCGAGTTCTCAAACGCTCACCTTCCTGGACACCGAAGAAGCGGTGCTACTTGGAGCAGATACCCAGGGCTCGGAGTACGAGTTTACCGATTTTACCCTACCTAGCCAGACACAAACTCAAGGCCACACCCAGAGTCAGCTGGACAATCAG GTGAATGGTCCTAATGAAGGGCTTCACAATGGAGGGGTTGATGATGTTGCCAAGGCGAGCCAACTCCTCTCTGAGTTGAACtttgaggaggatgaagaggacacCTATTACACTAAAGACCTCCCACTGCATGCCTGCAG TTACTGTGGCATCCATGATCCTGCGTGTGTGGTGTACTGCAACACAAGCAAGAAGTGGTTCTGCAATGGACGTGGCAATACATCTGGCAG CCACATCGTAAACCACTTGGTGAGAGCCAAATGCAAAGAGGTGACTCTGCACAAAGACGGGCCGCTGGGCGAGACGGTGTTGGAGTGCTACAACTGTGGCTGTCGCAACGTCTTCCTCCTGGGCTTCATACCCGCCAAGGCCGACTCTGTGGTGGTGCTGCTGTGCAG GCAGCCATGTGCCAGTCAGAGCAGCCTGAAAGACATAAACTGGGACAGTTCCCAGTGGCAGCCGCTGATCCAGGACCGCTGCTTCCTGTCCTGGCTGGTGAAGATCCCCTCGGAGCAGGAGCAGCTCCGGGCCCGTCAGATTACCGCCCAACAGATCAACAAGCTAGAGGAGCTCTGGAAG GACAATCCAACAGCCACTCTGGAGGATCTGGAGAAGCCCGGTGTAGACGAGGAGCCTCAGCACGTGCTGCTGCGCTACGAGGATGCCTACCAGTACCAGAACATCTTCGGCCCCCTGGTCAAACTGGAGGCCGACTACGACAAAAAGCTTAAAGAGTCCCAG ACCCAAGATAATATAACGGTCAGGTGGGACCTGGGGCTGAATAAAAAGCGGATTGCCTATTTCTCCTTGCCCAAGACGGATTCAG ACATGCGGCTGATGCAGGGAGATGAGATTTGTCTGCGCTACAAAGGAGACCTGGCCCCACTTTGGAAGGGCATCGGCCATGTCATCAAAGTCCCAGACA ACTATGGAGATGAGATTGCTATAGAATTGCGCAGCAGTGTCGGAGCACCTGTGGAAATAACCCACAACTACCAGGTCGATTTCGTGTGGAAGTCCACTTCCTTTGACAG AATGCAGAGTGCCCTGAAGACCTTTGCTGTGGACGAGACGTCTGTGTCAGGCTACATCTACCACAAGCTGCTGGGCCACGAGGTGGAGGATGTCATCATCAAGTGTCAGCTGCCCAAACGCTTCACTGCCCAGGGCCTGCCCGATCTCAACCACTCTCAG GTTTATGCTGTGAAGACTGTGCTGCAAAGACCCCTCAGTCTTATCCAAGGCCCCCCTGGCACTGGGAAAACTGTCACCTCTGCCACCATAGTGTACCAGCTCGCCAGGCAGGGCAATGG ACCCGTGCTGGTGTGTGCTCCCAGTAACATCGCGGTGGACCAGCTGACTGAGAAGATCCACATGTCAGGTCTGAAGGTGGTCCGGCTGTGTGCTAAGAGCAGAGAGGCCATCGACTCCCCCGTCTCATTCCTGGCGCTGCACAACCAGATCCGCAACATGGACAG TATGCCAGAGCTGCAGAAGCTGCAGCAGCTGAAGGATGAGACCGGGGAGCTGTCGTCTGCTGACGAGAAGCGTTACCGGGCCCTGAAGCGCACCGCTGAGCGAGAGCTGCTCACG AATGCGGATGTGATCTGCTGTACCTGTGTGGGGGCAGGAGATCCACGCCTGGCCAAGATGCAGTTCCGCTCAATCCTGATTGATGAAAGCACCCAGGCCACCGAGCCAGAGTGCATGGTGCCTGTGGTCCTGGGTGCCAAGCAG CTCATTCTGGTGGGAGACCACTGCCAGCTGGGCCCAGTAGTGATGTGTAAGAAGGCAGCCAAAGCAGGCCTGTCCCAGTCTTTGTTTGAGCGTCTGGTGGTGCTGGGCATCAGGCCCATTCGTCTGCAGGTGCAGTACCGTATGCACCCGGCCCTCAGCTCTTTCCCCTCCAACATCTTCTACGAGGGCTCCCTGCAGAACGGAGTCACCGCTG CTGACCGCATCAAGAAAGGCTTTGACTTCCAGTGGCCGCAGCCAGACAAGCCCATGTTCTTCTATGTAACTCAAGGCCAGGAGGAAATAGCCAGCTCTGGAACGTCCTACCTGAACAG aaCTGAGGCGGCCAACGTGGAGAAGATCACAACTAGGCTGCTGAAGGCTGGGGCCAAGCCTGACCAGATAGGCATCATCACCCCCTACGAGGGCCAGAGGTCCTACCTGGTGCAGTACATGCAGTTCAGTGGTTCCCTCCATACAAAACTCTACCAG GAGGTTGAGATCGCCAGCGTGGATGCGTTCCAGGGCAGGGAGAAGGACTTTATCATCCTGTCGTGCGTACGAGCCAACGAGCACCAGGGCATCGGCTTCCTCAATGACCCGCGCCGTCTCAACGTGGCCCTCACCAGAGCCAA GTATGGGGTGATCATTGTGGGCAACCCAAAGGCCCTGTCCAAGCAGCCTCTGTGGAACCACTTACTCAACTACTACAAGGAGCAGAAGGTTCTGGTGGAGGGACCCCTCAACAACCTGAGAGAGAGCCTGATGCAGTTCAGCAGGCCCCGCAAGCTGATCAATGCCATCAACCCT GGAGCCCGGTTCATGAGCACTGCCATGTATGATGCCCGTGAGGCCCTCATCCCTGGGTCTGCCTACGATCGCAGCAGCGCAG GGCGTCCATCCAACATGTATTTCCAAACCCACGATCAGATCGGCATGATTGGGGCTGGGCCAGCCCACCTGGCGGCCATGAACATGCCTATTCCCTTCAACTTGGTGGTGCCACCCATGCCTCCGCCAGGCTACCTGGCCCAGGCCAACGGCCCTGCTGCAG GTCGTGGTGGGGCGCTGAAGGGCAAAGCGGGGCGTGGCGGGCGCCAGAGGACCCGCGGCATGGGGAACCACGGTAGCAGCGGGCAGGCCAACGGGCACAACAGCCAGGCCAGCCAGGACGTGTCTTCCCAGCCCTTCTCCCAGGGGCCACTCACCCAGGGCTACATCACCATGAGTCAGCCCTCCCAGATGAGCCAGCCTGGCCTCTCCCAGCCTGAACTTTCCCAG
- the LOC139540830 gene encoding regulator of nonsense transcripts 1-like isoform X3 produces the protein MSVEAYGPSSQTLTFLDTEEAVLLGADTQGSEYEFTDFTLPSQTQTQGHTQSQLDNQVNGPNEGLHNGGVDDVAKASQLLSELNFEEDEEDTYYTKDLPLHACSYCGIHDPACVVYCNTSKKWFCNGRGNTSGSHIVNHLVRAKCKEVTLHKDGPLGETVLECYNCGCRNVFLLGFIPAKADSVVVLLCRQPCASQSSLKDINWDSSQWQPLIQDRCFLSWLVKIPSEQEQLRARQITAQQINKLEELWKDNPTATLEDLEKPGVDEEPQHVLLRYEDAYQYQNIFGPLVKLEADYDKKLKESQTQDNITVRWDLGLNKKRIAYFSLPKTDSGDMRLMQGDEICLRYKGDLAPLWKGIGHVIKVPDNYGDEIAIELRSSVGAPVEITHNYQVDFVWKSTSFDRMQSALKTFAVDETSVSGYIYHKLLGHEVEDVIIKCQLPKRFTAQGLPDLNHSQVYAVKTVLQRPLSLIQGPPGTGKTVTSATIVYQLARQGNGPVLVCAPSNIAVDQLTEKIHMSGLKVVRLCAKSREAIDSPVSFLALHNQIRNMDSMPELQKLQQLKDETGELSSADEKRYRALKRTAERELLTNADVICCTCVGAGDPRLAKMQFRSILIDESTQATEPECMVPVVLGAKQLILVGDHCQLGPVVMCKKAAKAGLSQSLFERLVVLGIRPIRLQVQYRMHPALSSFPSNIFYEGSLQNGVTAADRIKKGFDFQWPQPDKPMFFYVTQGQEEIASSGTSYLNRTEAANVEKITTRLLKAGAKPDQIGIITPYEGQRSYLVQYMQFSGSLHTKLYQEVEIASVDAFQGREKDFIILSCVRANEHQGIGFLNDPRRLNVALTRAKYGVIIVGNPKALSKQPLWNHLLNYYKEQKVLVEGPLNNLRESLMQFSRPRKLINAINPGARFMSTAMYDAREALIPGSAYDRSSAGRPSNMYFQTHDQIGMIGAGPAHLAAMNMPIPFNLVVPPMPPPGYLAQANGPAAGRGGALKGKAGRGGRQRTRGMGNHGSSGQANGHNSQASQDVSSQPFSQGPLTQGYITMSQPSQMSQPGLSQPELSQDSYLGDEFKSQIDVALSQDSTYQGERAYQHGGVTGLSQY, from the exons ATGAGTGTGGAAGCGTACGGGCCGAGTTCTCAAACGCTCACCTTCCTGGACACCGAAGAAGCGGTGCTACTTGGAGCAGATACCCAGGGCTCGGAGTACGAGTTTACCGATTTTACCCTACCTAGCCAGACACAAACTCAAGGCCACACCCAGAGTCAGCTGGACAATCAG GTGAATGGTCCTAATGAAGGGCTTCACAATGGAGGGGTTGATGATGTTGCCAAGGCGAGCCAACTCCTCTCTGAGTTGAACtttgaggaggatgaagaggacacCTATTACACTAAAGACCTCCCACTGCATGCCTGCAG TTACTGTGGCATCCATGATCCTGCGTGTGTGGTGTACTGCAACACAAGCAAGAAGTGGTTCTGCAATGGACGTGGCAATACATCTGGCAG CCACATCGTAAACCACTTGGTGAGAGCCAAATGCAAAGAGGTGACTCTGCACAAAGACGGGCCGCTGGGCGAGACGGTGTTGGAGTGCTACAACTGTGGCTGTCGCAACGTCTTCCTCCTGGGCTTCATACCCGCCAAGGCCGACTCTGTGGTGGTGCTGCTGTGCAG GCAGCCATGTGCCAGTCAGAGCAGCCTGAAAGACATAAACTGGGACAGTTCCCAGTGGCAGCCGCTGATCCAGGACCGCTGCTTCCTGTCCTGGCTGGTGAAGATCCCCTCGGAGCAGGAGCAGCTCCGGGCCCGTCAGATTACCGCCCAACAGATCAACAAGCTAGAGGAGCTCTGGAAG GACAATCCAACAGCCACTCTGGAGGATCTGGAGAAGCCCGGTGTAGACGAGGAGCCTCAGCACGTGCTGCTGCGCTACGAGGATGCCTACCAGTACCAGAACATCTTCGGCCCCCTGGTCAAACTGGAGGCCGACTACGACAAAAAGCTTAAAGAGTCCCAG ACCCAAGATAATATAACGGTCAGGTGGGACCTGGGGCTGAATAAAAAGCGGATTGCCTATTTCTCCTTGCCCAAGACGGATTCAGGTG ACATGCGGCTGATGCAGGGAGATGAGATTTGTCTGCGCTACAAAGGAGACCTGGCCCCACTTTGGAAGGGCATCGGCCATGTCATCAAAGTCCCAGACA ACTATGGAGATGAGATTGCTATAGAATTGCGCAGCAGTGTCGGAGCACCTGTGGAAATAACCCACAACTACCAGGTCGATTTCGTGTGGAAGTCCACTTCCTTTGACAG AATGCAGAGTGCCCTGAAGACCTTTGCTGTGGACGAGACGTCTGTGTCAGGCTACATCTACCACAAGCTGCTGGGCCACGAGGTGGAGGATGTCATCATCAAGTGTCAGCTGCCCAAACGCTTCACTGCCCAGGGCCTGCCCGATCTCAACCACTCTCAG GTTTATGCTGTGAAGACTGTGCTGCAAAGACCCCTCAGTCTTATCCAAGGCCCCCCTGGCACTGGGAAAACTGTCACCTCTGCCACCATAGTGTACCAGCTCGCCAGGCAGGGCAATGG ACCCGTGCTGGTGTGTGCTCCCAGTAACATCGCGGTGGACCAGCTGACTGAGAAGATCCACATGTCAGGTCTGAAGGTGGTCCGGCTGTGTGCTAAGAGCAGAGAGGCCATCGACTCCCCCGTCTCATTCCTGGCGCTGCACAACCAGATCCGCAACATGGACAG TATGCCAGAGCTGCAGAAGCTGCAGCAGCTGAAGGATGAGACCGGGGAGCTGTCGTCTGCTGACGAGAAGCGTTACCGGGCCCTGAAGCGCACCGCTGAGCGAGAGCTGCTCACG AATGCGGATGTGATCTGCTGTACCTGTGTGGGGGCAGGAGATCCACGCCTGGCCAAGATGCAGTTCCGCTCAATCCTGATTGATGAAAGCACCCAGGCCACCGAGCCAGAGTGCATGGTGCCTGTGGTCCTGGGTGCCAAGCAG CTCATTCTGGTGGGAGACCACTGCCAGCTGGGCCCAGTAGTGATGTGTAAGAAGGCAGCCAAAGCAGGCCTGTCCCAGTCTTTGTTTGAGCGTCTGGTGGTGCTGGGCATCAGGCCCATTCGTCTGCAGGTGCAGTACCGTATGCACCCGGCCCTCAGCTCTTTCCCCTCCAACATCTTCTACGAGGGCTCCCTGCAGAACGGAGTCACCGCTG CTGACCGCATCAAGAAAGGCTTTGACTTCCAGTGGCCGCAGCCAGACAAGCCCATGTTCTTCTATGTAACTCAAGGCCAGGAGGAAATAGCCAGCTCTGGAACGTCCTACCTGAACAG aaCTGAGGCGGCCAACGTGGAGAAGATCACAACTAGGCTGCTGAAGGCTGGGGCCAAGCCTGACCAGATAGGCATCATCACCCCCTACGAGGGCCAGAGGTCCTACCTGGTGCAGTACATGCAGTTCAGTGGTTCCCTCCATACAAAACTCTACCAG GAGGTTGAGATCGCCAGCGTGGATGCGTTCCAGGGCAGGGAGAAGGACTTTATCATCCTGTCGTGCGTACGAGCCAACGAGCACCAGGGCATCGGCTTCCTCAATGACCCGCGCCGTCTCAACGTGGCCCTCACCAGAGCCAA GTATGGGGTGATCATTGTGGGCAACCCAAAGGCCCTGTCCAAGCAGCCTCTGTGGAACCACTTACTCAACTACTACAAGGAGCAGAAGGTTCTGGTGGAGGGACCCCTCAACAACCTGAGAGAGAGCCTGATGCAGTTCAGCAGGCCCCGCAAGCTGATCAATGCCATCAACCCT GGAGCCCGGTTCATGAGCACTGCCATGTATGATGCCCGTGAGGCCCTCATCCCTGGGTCTGCCTACGATCGCAGCAGCGCAG GGCGTCCATCCAACATGTATTTCCAAACCCACGATCAGATCGGCATGATTGGGGCTGGGCCAGCCCACCTGGCGGCCATGAACATGCCTATTCCCTTCAACTTGGTGGTGCCACCCATGCCTCCGCCAGGCTACCTGGCCCAGGCCAACGGCCCTGCTGCAG GTCGTGGTGGGGCGCTGAAGGGCAAAGCGGGGCGTGGCGGGCGCCAGAGGACCCGCGGCATGGGGAACCACGGTAGCAGCGGGCAGGCCAACGGGCACAACAGCCAGGCCAGCCAGGACGTGTCTTCCCAGCCCTTCTCCCAGGGGCCACTCACCCAGGGCTACATCACCATGAGTCAGCCCTCCCAGATGAGCCAGCCTGGCCTCTCCCAGCCTGAACTTTCCCAG
- the LOC139540830 gene encoding regulator of nonsense transcripts 1-like isoform X2 has translation MSVEAYGPSSQTLTFLDTEEAVLLGADTQGSEYEFTDFTLPSQTQTQGHTQSQLDNQVNGPNEGLHNGGVDDVAKASQLLSELNFEEDEEDTYYTKDLPLHACSYCGIHDPACVVYCNTSKKWFCNGRGNTSGSHIVNHLVRAKCKEVTLHKDGPLGETVLECYNCGCRNVFLLGFIPAKADSVVVLLCRQPCASQSSLKDINWDSSQWQPLIQDRCFLSWLVKIPSEQEQLRARQITAQQINKLEELWKDNPTATLEDLEKPGVDEEPQHVLLRYEDAYQYQNIFGPLVKLEADYDKKLKESQTQDNITVRWDLGLNKKRIAYFSLPKTDSDMRLMQGDEICLRYKGDLAPLWKGIGHVIKVPDTPFVKDYGDEIAIELRSSVGAPVEITHNYQVDFVWKSTSFDRMQSALKTFAVDETSVSGYIYHKLLGHEVEDVIIKCQLPKRFTAQGLPDLNHSQVYAVKTVLQRPLSLIQGPPGTGKTVTSATIVYQLARQGNGPVLVCAPSNIAVDQLTEKIHMSGLKVVRLCAKSREAIDSPVSFLALHNQIRNMDSMPELQKLQQLKDETGELSSADEKRYRALKRTAERELLTNADVICCTCVGAGDPRLAKMQFRSILIDESTQATEPECMVPVVLGAKQLILVGDHCQLGPVVMCKKAAKAGLSQSLFERLVVLGIRPIRLQVQYRMHPALSSFPSNIFYEGSLQNGVTAADRIKKGFDFQWPQPDKPMFFYVTQGQEEIASSGTSYLNRTEAANVEKITTRLLKAGAKPDQIGIITPYEGQRSYLVQYMQFSGSLHTKLYQEVEIASVDAFQGREKDFIILSCVRANEHQGIGFLNDPRRLNVALTRAKYGVIIVGNPKALSKQPLWNHLLNYYKEQKVLVEGPLNNLRESLMQFSRPRKLINAINPGARFMSTAMYDAREALIPGSAYDRSSAGRPSNMYFQTHDQIGMIGAGPAHLAAMNMPIPFNLVVPPMPPPGYLAQANGPAAGRGGALKGKAGRGGRQRTRGMGNHGSSGQANGHNSQASQDVSSQPFSQGPLTQGYITMSQPSQMSQPGLSQPELSQDSYLGDEFKSQIDVALSQDSTYQGERAYQHGGVTGLSQY, from the exons ATGAGTGTGGAAGCGTACGGGCCGAGTTCTCAAACGCTCACCTTCCTGGACACCGAAGAAGCGGTGCTACTTGGAGCAGATACCCAGGGCTCGGAGTACGAGTTTACCGATTTTACCCTACCTAGCCAGACACAAACTCAAGGCCACACCCAGAGTCAGCTGGACAATCAG GTGAATGGTCCTAATGAAGGGCTTCACAATGGAGGGGTTGATGATGTTGCCAAGGCGAGCCAACTCCTCTCTGAGTTGAACtttgaggaggatgaagaggacacCTATTACACTAAAGACCTCCCACTGCATGCCTGCAG TTACTGTGGCATCCATGATCCTGCGTGTGTGGTGTACTGCAACACAAGCAAGAAGTGGTTCTGCAATGGACGTGGCAATACATCTGGCAG CCACATCGTAAACCACTTGGTGAGAGCCAAATGCAAAGAGGTGACTCTGCACAAAGACGGGCCGCTGGGCGAGACGGTGTTGGAGTGCTACAACTGTGGCTGTCGCAACGTCTTCCTCCTGGGCTTCATACCCGCCAAGGCCGACTCTGTGGTGGTGCTGCTGTGCAG GCAGCCATGTGCCAGTCAGAGCAGCCTGAAAGACATAAACTGGGACAGTTCCCAGTGGCAGCCGCTGATCCAGGACCGCTGCTTCCTGTCCTGGCTGGTGAAGATCCCCTCGGAGCAGGAGCAGCTCCGGGCCCGTCAGATTACCGCCCAACAGATCAACAAGCTAGAGGAGCTCTGGAAG GACAATCCAACAGCCACTCTGGAGGATCTGGAGAAGCCCGGTGTAGACGAGGAGCCTCAGCACGTGCTGCTGCGCTACGAGGATGCCTACCAGTACCAGAACATCTTCGGCCCCCTGGTCAAACTGGAGGCCGACTACGACAAAAAGCTTAAAGAGTCCCAG ACCCAAGATAATATAACGGTCAGGTGGGACCTGGGGCTGAATAAAAAGCGGATTGCCTATTTCTCCTTGCCCAAGACGGATTCAG ACATGCGGCTGATGCAGGGAGATGAGATTTGTCTGCGCTACAAAGGAGACCTGGCCCCACTTTGGAAGGGCATCGGCCATGTCATCAAAGTCCCAGACA CACCCTTTGTGAAAGACTATGGAGATGAGATTGCTATAGAATTGCGCAGCAGTGTCGGAGCACCTGTGGAAATAACCCACAACTACCAGGTCGATTTCGTGTGGAAGTCCACTTCCTTTGACAG AATGCAGAGTGCCCTGAAGACCTTTGCTGTGGACGAGACGTCTGTGTCAGGCTACATCTACCACAAGCTGCTGGGCCACGAGGTGGAGGATGTCATCATCAAGTGTCAGCTGCCCAAACGCTTCACTGCCCAGGGCCTGCCCGATCTCAACCACTCTCAG GTTTATGCTGTGAAGACTGTGCTGCAAAGACCCCTCAGTCTTATCCAAGGCCCCCCTGGCACTGGGAAAACTGTCACCTCTGCCACCATAGTGTACCAGCTCGCCAGGCAGGGCAATGG ACCCGTGCTGGTGTGTGCTCCCAGTAACATCGCGGTGGACCAGCTGACTGAGAAGATCCACATGTCAGGTCTGAAGGTGGTCCGGCTGTGTGCTAAGAGCAGAGAGGCCATCGACTCCCCCGTCTCATTCCTGGCGCTGCACAACCAGATCCGCAACATGGACAG TATGCCAGAGCTGCAGAAGCTGCAGCAGCTGAAGGATGAGACCGGGGAGCTGTCGTCTGCTGACGAGAAGCGTTACCGGGCCCTGAAGCGCACCGCTGAGCGAGAGCTGCTCACG AATGCGGATGTGATCTGCTGTACCTGTGTGGGGGCAGGAGATCCACGCCTGGCCAAGATGCAGTTCCGCTCAATCCTGATTGATGAAAGCACCCAGGCCACCGAGCCAGAGTGCATGGTGCCTGTGGTCCTGGGTGCCAAGCAG CTCATTCTGGTGGGAGACCACTGCCAGCTGGGCCCAGTAGTGATGTGTAAGAAGGCAGCCAAAGCAGGCCTGTCCCAGTCTTTGTTTGAGCGTCTGGTGGTGCTGGGCATCAGGCCCATTCGTCTGCAGGTGCAGTACCGTATGCACCCGGCCCTCAGCTCTTTCCCCTCCAACATCTTCTACGAGGGCTCCCTGCAGAACGGAGTCACCGCTG CTGACCGCATCAAGAAAGGCTTTGACTTCCAGTGGCCGCAGCCAGACAAGCCCATGTTCTTCTATGTAACTCAAGGCCAGGAGGAAATAGCCAGCTCTGGAACGTCCTACCTGAACAG aaCTGAGGCGGCCAACGTGGAGAAGATCACAACTAGGCTGCTGAAGGCTGGGGCCAAGCCTGACCAGATAGGCATCATCACCCCCTACGAGGGCCAGAGGTCCTACCTGGTGCAGTACATGCAGTTCAGTGGTTCCCTCCATACAAAACTCTACCAG GAGGTTGAGATCGCCAGCGTGGATGCGTTCCAGGGCAGGGAGAAGGACTTTATCATCCTGTCGTGCGTACGAGCCAACGAGCACCAGGGCATCGGCTTCCTCAATGACCCGCGCCGTCTCAACGTGGCCCTCACCAGAGCCAA GTATGGGGTGATCATTGTGGGCAACCCAAAGGCCCTGTCCAAGCAGCCTCTGTGGAACCACTTACTCAACTACTACAAGGAGCAGAAGGTTCTGGTGGAGGGACCCCTCAACAACCTGAGAGAGAGCCTGATGCAGTTCAGCAGGCCCCGCAAGCTGATCAATGCCATCAACCCT GGAGCCCGGTTCATGAGCACTGCCATGTATGATGCCCGTGAGGCCCTCATCCCTGGGTCTGCCTACGATCGCAGCAGCGCAG GGCGTCCATCCAACATGTATTTCCAAACCCACGATCAGATCGGCATGATTGGGGCTGGGCCAGCCCACCTGGCGGCCATGAACATGCCTATTCCCTTCAACTTGGTGGTGCCACCCATGCCTCCGCCAGGCTACCTGGCCCAGGCCAACGGCCCTGCTGCAG GTCGTGGTGGGGCGCTGAAGGGCAAAGCGGGGCGTGGCGGGCGCCAGAGGACCCGCGGCATGGGGAACCACGGTAGCAGCGGGCAGGCCAACGGGCACAACAGCCAGGCCAGCCAGGACGTGTCTTCCCAGCCCTTCTCCCAGGGGCCACTCACCCAGGGCTACATCACCATGAGTCAGCCCTCCCAGATGAGCCAGCCTGGCCTCTCCCAGCCTGAACTTTCCCAG